From one Gemmobacter sp. genomic stretch:
- the metZ gene encoding O-succinylhomoserine sulfhydrylase — translation MADSWKTRTKLVHEGSRRSQYGEMAEAIFLTQGFAYDSAEQAEARFIQSGPDEFIYARYGNPTTRMFEERIAALEGTEDAFATASGMAAVNGALSSMLRAGDHVVSARALFGSCLYILEEVLTRYGVRVTFVDGADLDQWRAAVTPGTKAVFFESMSNPTLELVDIEGVSRIAHAVGALVIVDNVFATPIFSRAVDQGADVVVYSTTKHIDGQGRALGGVICGTRDFVRKVAEPYLKHTGAAMSPFTSWIMLNGMATLDLRCRAMADSALAIARALETHPKVPRLIYPGLPSHPQHDLAMRQMGSGGTMVAFDVAGGKEAAFRFMNALEIAKISNNLGDAKTIATHPATTTHQRLPQDQKDALGITPGLIRLSVGLEDVGDLIADLMRGLDAA, via the coding sequence ATGGCCGACAGCTGGAAGACACGCACGAAACTGGTCCACGAAGGCAGCCGCCGCAGCCAGTATGGCGAGATGGCCGAGGCGATCTTTCTGACGCAGGGCTTCGCCTATGACAGCGCCGAACAGGCCGAGGCGCGGTTCATCCAGTCGGGGCCGGATGAATTCATCTATGCCCGCTATGGCAACCCGACCACCCGGATGTTCGAAGAACGCATTGCCGCGCTGGAAGGCACCGAAGATGCCTTTGCCACCGCCAGCGGGATGGCCGCCGTCAACGGCGCGCTTAGCTCGATGCTGCGGGCGGGGGACCATGTGGTGTCGGCCCGCGCGCTGTTCGGATCCTGCCTGTACATCCTGGAAGAGGTGCTGACGCGCTATGGCGTCAGGGTGACCTTTGTCGATGGTGCCGATCTGGACCAATGGCGCGCCGCCGTCACACCGGGCACCAAGGCGGTGTTCTTCGAATCCATGTCGAATCCCACGCTGGAGCTGGTGGATATCGAGGGCGTTTCCCGGATCGCCCATGCGGTGGGCGCGCTGGTGATTGTGGACAACGTATTCGCCACGCCGATCTTTTCCCGCGCGGTCGATCAGGGCGCCGATGTGGTGGTCTATTCCACGACCAAGCATATCGACGGCCAGGGCCGCGCGCTTGGCGGGGTGATCTGCGGCACGCGGGATTTCGTGCGCAAGGTGGCCGAACCCTATCTGAAGCATACCGGCGCCGCGATGAGCCCCTTCACCAGCTGGATCATGCTGAACGGCATGGCCACGCTGGACCTGCGCTGTCGCGCCATGGCCGACAGTGCGCTGGCCATTGCCCGCGCGCTGGAAACCCACCCCAAGGTGCCGCGGCTGATCTACCCCGGCCTGCCGTCGCACCCCCAGCACGATCTGGCGATGCGTCAGATGGGATCGGGCGGCACGATGGTGGCCTTTGACGTGGCCGGCGGGAAAGAGGCGGCGTTCCGTTTCATGAACGCACTGGAAATCGCCAAGATTTCCAACAACCTGGGCGATGCGAAAACCATTGCCACCCATCCGGCCACCACCACGCACCAGCGCCTGCCGCAAGACCAGAAGGACGCGCTGGGAATCACGCCGGGGCTGATCCGGCTGTCCGTGGGGCTGGAGGATGTGGGCGACCTGATCGCCGACCTGATGCGCGGGCTGGACGCGGCGTAA
- a CDS encoding nuclear transport factor 2 family protein, which yields MTLPLLNDLLNAETAVWQTLVTGDAAADAALLAPGFLGVYPTGFAGRDDHAGQLAHGPTVAAWRIEDARLLAPVPDLALLAYRAVFRRTGRAEEEMMFVSSLWQRQGGAWINLFSQDTPAGAAVP from the coding sequence ATGACCCTCCCCCTGCTGAATGACCTGCTGAATGCCGAAACTGCCGTCTGGCAGACGCTGGTCACCGGCGATGCGGCGGCCGATGCCGCGCTGCTGGCGCCGGGGTTTCTGGGCGTCTATCCCACCGGCTTTGCCGGGCGCGACGATCACGCGGGCCAGCTGGCCCATGGCCCGACCGTGGCCGCCTGGCGGATCGAGGATGCGCGCCTGCTGGCCCCGGTCCCGGATCTGGCGCTGCTGGCCTATCGCGCCGTCTTCCGCCGCACCGGGCGCGCGGAGGAGGAGATGATGTTCGTCTCCTCGCTGTGGCAGCGGCAGGGGGGCGCGTGGATCAACCTGTTCAGCCAGGACACGCCGGCGGGCGCTGCCGTCCCTTGA
- a CDS encoding glutathione S-transferase N-terminal domain-containing protein: MTTPIDLYYWPTPNGWKISIALEEMGLPYTVHFVNISAGDQFAPEFLKIGPNNRMPVIVDPEGPDGQPVSIFESGAILQYLARKTGRFYGQTERDRIAVDQWLMWQMGGVGPMAGQAHHFLSYAPQMDPPQVLPYAQDRYRNEVSRLYGVLDRRLAASEFVAGDFLSIADMAIWPWAVLWPRQEQSLDDKPHMARWLAALEGRPGFAAGKALGAEKRASGPMDKQAQQVLFGKR; encoded by the coding sequence ATGACCACCCCCATCGACCTTTACTACTGGCCCACGCCGAACGGCTGGAAGATCTCGATCGCGCTGGAGGAAATGGGGCTGCCCTATACCGTCCATTTCGTCAACATCAGCGCGGGCGACCAGTTCGCGCCCGAGTTCCTGAAGATCGGTCCGAACAACCGCATGCCGGTGATCGTGGACCCCGAGGGGCCGGACGGCCAGCCGGTGTCGATCTTTGAATCCGGGGCGATCCTGCAATATCTGGCACGCAAGACGGGCAGGTTCTACGGCCAGACCGAACGCGACCGCATCGCCGTCGATCAGTGGCTGATGTGGCAGATGGGCGGCGTCGGGCCGATGGCGGGGCAGGCGCACCATTTCCTGTCCTATGCGCCGCAGATGGACCCGCCGCAGGTGCTGCCCTATGCGCAGGACCGTTACCGCAACGAGGTGTCGCGGCTGTATGGCGTGCTGGACCGCAGGCTGGCGGCGTCGGAATTCGTGGCGGGCGATTTCCTGTCGATTGCGGATATGGCGATCTGGCCCTGGGCGGTGCTGTGGCCGCGGCAGGAACAGTCGCTGGACGACAAGCCCCACATGGCCCGCTGGTTGGCCGCGCTGGAGGGGCGGCCGGGCTTTGCCGCCGGCAAGGCACTGGGCGCCGAAAAGCGCGCGTCGGGACCAATGGACAAGCAGGCGCAACAGGTGCTATTCGGCAAGCGGTAG
- a CDS encoding lysoplasmalogenase, whose product MIAAFWSVAALAAIWYGLAHAGGGGGWRASVVKTISTAALARAGLAMGAPGWVVAGLALGAAGDFALSRPGTRWFLAGMGAFALGHLAYVAAFLGSFGPISAPGAMGWAIIAPLLALVLSTEVWLAPHTGALRWPVRGYGLVIGAMAVAAVLLPTGAGQAAMRAGAALFLASDLILAVRMFRLTDAAAQGLAGRLLWPLYWGGQALILWGAVAG is encoded by the coding sequence ATGATCGCCGCGTTCTGGTCGGTCGCGGCGCTGGCGGCGATCTGGTATGGGCTGGCCCATGCCGGGGGCGGCGGCGGCTGGCGGGCAAGCGTCGTCAAGACGATCAGCACCGCGGCCCTGGCGCGGGCCGGGCTGGCCATGGGCGCGCCGGGCTGGGTGGTGGCCGGGCTGGCGCTGGGGGCGGCGGGTGATTTCGCGCTGTCGCGCCCCGGCACGCGGTGGTTTCTGGCCGGGATGGGGGCCTTTGCGCTGGGGCATCTGGCCTATGTGGCGGCGTTTCTGGGCAGCTTCGGCCCGATATCGGCGCCGGGGGCCATGGGCTGGGCGATCATCGCCCCCCTGCTGGCGCTTGTCCTGTCGACCGAGGTCTGGCTCGCCCCCCATACCGGCGCGCTGCGCTGGCCGGTGCGGGGCTATGGGCTGGTGATCGGCGCCATGGCGGTGGCGGCGGTGCTGCTGCCCACGGGCGCGGGCCAGGCCGCGATGCGGGCGGGGGCGGCGCTGTTCCTGGCCTCAGACCTGATCCTTGCGGTGCGGATGTTCCGGCTGACCGACGCGGCCGCGCAGGGTCTGGCAGGCCGGCTGCTATGGCCGCTGTATTGGGGCGGACAGGCGCTGATCCTGTGGGGGGCCGTGGCGGGGTGA
- a CDS encoding inner membrane-spanning protein YciB, with amino-acid sequence MTQEKTVGPWVKMGLELGPVIAFFIGYSRWKDQTFTIGGTDYTGFVLITAAFIPLMVACSLILWRLTGKLSRMQGLTLVLVVVFGGLTVWLNDETFFKMKPTIIYALFAAILGFGLMRGQSYMAALMGEVMPMQHEGWMALTRRMALFFAVLAAANEAIWRLMSTDAWVNFKTFGLPVALFAFFMLQGGLVRRYGIADETE; translated from the coding sequence ATGACGCAGGAAAAAACGGTAGGCCCCTGGGTGAAGATGGGGCTGGAACTGGGGCCGGTCATTGCCTTTTTCATCGGCTACAGCCGGTGGAAGGACCAGACCTTCACCATCGGCGGCACCGATTATACCGGCTTCGTGCTGATCACCGCCGCCTTCATCCCGCTGATGGTGGCCTGTTCGCTGATCCTGTGGCGCCTGACGGGCAAGCTGTCGCGGATGCAGGGCCTGACGCTGGTGCTGGTCGTGGTGTTCGGCGGCCTCACCGTCTGGCTGAACGACGAGACGTTCTTCAAGATGAAGCCGACCATCATCTATGCCCTGTTCGCGGCGATCCTGGGCTTTGGCCTGATGCGCGGGCAATCCTACATGGCCGCCCTGATGGGCGAGGTGATGCCGATGCAGCACGAAGGCTGGATGGCCCTGACCCGCCGCATGGCGCTGTTCTTTGCCGTGCTGGCGGCGGCGAACGAGGCGATCTGGCGGCTGATGTCCACCGACGCCTGGGTGAATTTCAAGACCTTCGGCCTGCCGGTGGCGCTGTTCGCGTTCTTCATGCTGCAAGGCGGGCTGGTGCGCCGCTACGGCATCGCTGACGAGACGGAATGA
- a CDS encoding EamA family transporter, which translates to MTALLLSLEGTDAGRQAALWLALLAAFSHALLGALQKGRFDPWLMRGGIDLAYAVMALPFALFVVPWPDPHMWPILAGAFLIHAGYKTAQAATYARGAYTVVYPVVRGTGPLVTVLGAGLVFGETFAPGQWLGLGVLLAGIFGLALYNLRHVTENRDTLVPALGLAVLTGGFVAAYTTYDAWAIRQPPDPFTFLAWFFLLDGTLMPLLMRRRLAALPHADRWPFAKKAVLGALVAYISFGSILIATRIGNVGEAAVLRETSTVFAAAIGWLMLDETTGPRRVALMGLIAAGAVMVKLAG; encoded by the coding sequence ATGACCGCGCTTCTTCTTTCCCTCGAAGGCACCGATGCCGGGCGGCAGGCCGCGCTGTGGCTGGCGCTGCTGGCGGCATTTTCCCATGCGCTGCTCGGCGCCTTGCAAAAGGGCCGCTTCGACCCCTGGCTGATGCGCGGCGGGATCGACCTGGCCTATGCCGTCATGGCGCTGCCCTTTGCGCTGTTCGTGGTGCCCTGGCCGGACCCCCATATGTGGCCGATCCTTGCCGGTGCCTTCCTGATCCATGCCGGCTACAAGACGGCGCAGGCCGCCACCTATGCGCGGGGCGCCTATACCGTGGTCTATCCGGTGGTGCGCGGCACCGGGCCGCTGGTCACGGTGCTGGGCGCAGGGCTGGTGTTCGGCGAAACCTTTGCGCCGGGGCAATGGCTGGGGTTGGGCGTGCTGCTGGCCGGCATCTTTGGCCTTGCGCTTTACAACCTGCGGCATGTCACGGAAAACCGCGACACGCTGGTGCCGGCGCTTGGCCTGGCGGTGCTGACCGGCGGTTTCGTCGCCGCCTATACCACCTATGACGCCTGGGCGATCCGCCAGCCGCCCGACCCGTTCACCTTTCTGGCCTGGTTCTTTCTGCTGGATGGCACGCTGATGCCCCTGCTGATGCGGCGCCGGCTGGCCGCCCTGCCCCACGCCGATCGCTGGCCTTTTGCGAAAAAGGCTGTTCTGGGCGCGCTGGTTGCCTATATCAGCTTCGGAAGCATCCTCATCGCGACCCGCATCGGCAATGTCGGCGAGGCGGCGGTGCTGCGCGAGACCTCGACGGTGTTCGCCGCCGCCATCGGCTGGCTGATGCTGGACGAAACGACGGGGCCGCGCCGCGTGGCGCTGATGGGGCTGATCGCGGCGGGCGCCGTGATGGTGAAACTGGCAGGCTGA
- the ftsY gene encoding signal recognition particle-docking protein FtsY translates to MSFFGKLKDRLFKSSSRLSGGLDEIVADAPEAAKPGLLARLTDAEPKRLVDDEMLESLEDLLIRSDMGVETAARVTANIAEGRFGRRIGASELRGALAAEVARILDPVARPLPLYPQKPQVVLVVGVNGSGKTTTIGKLASQFRAAGKQVVIAAGDTFRAAAVEQLQVWGQRAGVPVLTAAHGTDPASLAFDALTRARADGADLLLIDTAGRLQNRADLMEELAKIIRVLRKVDPTAPHNTLLVLDATTGQNALSQVEIFRKIADVTGLVMTKLDGTARGGVLVALADRFGLPIHAIGVGEQIDDLAPFDPEDFARALVGEAGA, encoded by the coding sequence ATGTCCTTCTTCGGCAAGCTGAAAGACCGGCTGTTCAAAAGCTCCTCCCGCCTGTCGGGGGGCCTGGACGAGATCGTGGCCGACGCGCCAGAGGCCGCCAAGCCCGGCCTTCTGGCCCGCCTGACCGATGCCGAGCCGAAACGGCTGGTCGATGACGAGATGCTGGAAAGCCTGGAGGATCTGCTGATCCGGTCCGACATGGGGGTGGAAACGGCGGCGCGCGTCACGGCCAATATCGCCGAAGGCCGGTTCGGCCGCCGCATCGGCGCCTCGGAACTGCGCGGCGCGCTGGCGGCCGAGGTGGCGCGCATTCTGGATCCGGTCGCGCGCCCCCTGCCGCTTTATCCGCAGAAACCGCAGGTGGTTCTGGTGGTGGGCGTCAACGGCTCGGGCAAGACCACGACCATCGGCAAGCTGGCCAGCCAGTTCCGCGCCGCCGGCAAGCAGGTGGTGATCGCCGCCGGCGACACCTTCCGCGCGGCCGCCGTGGAGCAGTTGCAGGTCTGGGGCCAGCGCGCCGGCGTGCCGGTGCTGACCGCCGCCCATGGCACCGATCCGGCCAGCCTTGCCTTCGATGCGCTGACGCGGGCGCGGGCCGACGGCGCCGATCTGTTGCTGATCGACACTGCCGGGCGACTGCAAAACCGCGCCGACCTGATGGAGGAACTGGCCAAGATCATCCGCGTGCTGCGCAAGGTCGATCCCACCGCGCCGCACAATACCCTGCTGGTGCTGGATGCCACCACGGGCCAGAACGCGCTGAGCCAGGTGGAAATCTTTCGCAAGATCGCCGATGTCACCGGCCTTGTGATGACCAAGCTCGATGGCACCGCGCGCGGCGGCGTGCTGGTGGCGCTGGCCGACCGTTTCGGCCTGCCGATCCATGCCATCGGGGTGGGCGAACAGATCGACGATCTGGCCCCCTTCGACCCCGAGGATTTCGCCCGCGCGCTGGTCGGCGAGGCCGGCGCCTGA
- a CDS encoding alkane 1-monooxygenase — MGLHDRFGALARVLRGGDEGTRAMRAFAMITLAPVVLLLAGLAIGGWGAVLAFGFISPAVLLLDRFAARAAPHVPGADEFPAADGLSALLAMVHLGLLPLMVWALAGGIELSIGARVALFAGLGLWIGQVSNSNAHELIHRQDRWLRGLGVAVYASVGYGHHASAHRLVHHRFVATADDPNTAQRGESFYAFARRAWPAEFVAGRQMETQLRARVKRGPHPYAVYLGGAALAAVLAMVLGGFRGLVIWAGLAAWAQVQLLLSDYVQHYGLLRARLPNGKPEPVGPGHSWDAPHWASSALMLNAPRHADHHAHPGRAYPALDLPDGGLRLPYSLPVMATLALVPPLWFRLMDRRLPPAPPPLLRL, encoded by the coding sequence ATGGGATTGCACGACAGGTTCGGGGCGCTGGCTCGGGTGCTGCGCGGTGGCGACGAGGGGACGCGCGCCATGCGGGCCTTTGCCATGATCACGCTGGCGCCCGTGGTCCTGCTGCTGGCCGGGCTGGCGATCGGGGGCTGGGGGGCAGTGCTGGCCTTTGGCTTCATCAGTCCTGCCGTGCTGCTGCTGGATCGGTTCGCCGCCCGCGCGGCCCCGCATGTGCCGGGGGCCGATGAGTTTCCCGCCGCCGACGGGCTTTCGGCCCTGCTGGCCATGGTGCATCTGGGGCTGCTGCCGCTGATGGTCTGGGCGCTGGCGGGGGGGATCGAGCTGTCCATCGGGGCGCGGGTGGCGCTGTTTGCCGGCCTGGGCCTGTGGATCGGGCAGGTGTCCAATTCCAATGCGCATGAACTGATCCACCGGCAGGACCGCTGGCTGCGGGGGCTGGGGGTCGCGGTCTATGCCTCGGTCGGCTATGGGCACCATGCCTCGGCCCACCGGCTGGTGCATCATCGGTTTGTCGCCACGGCGGATGATCCGAATACGGCGCAGCGCGGGGAAAGTTTCTATGCCTTTGCCCGGCGGGCCTGGCCGGCGGAATTCGTGGCGGGGCGGCAGATGGAAACCCAGTTGCGGGCGCGGGTGAAGCGGGGGCCGCATCCCTATGCGGTCTATCTGGGCGGCGCGGCACTGGCGGCGGTGCTGGCGATGGTGCTTGGCGGATTTCGCGGGCTGGTGATCTGGGCCGGGCTGGCCGCCTGGGCGCAGGTGCAGCTGCTGCTATCGGATTATGTCCAGCATTACGGCCTGTTGCGCGCCCGCCTGCCCAATGGCAAGCCCGAGCCGGTGGGGCCGGGGCACAGCTGGGATGCGCCGCACTGGGCATCTTCGGCGCTGATGCTGAACGCGCCCCGCCATGCCGATCACCATGCCCATCCCGGCCGGGCCTATCCGGCGCTGGATTTGCCCGATGGCGGGCTGCGGCTGCCCTACAGCCTGCCGGTGATGGCCACGCTGGCGCTGGTGCCGCCGCTGTGGTTCCGCCTGATGGACCGGCGCCTGCCCCCCGCGCCGCCGCCCTTGCTGCGGTTGTGA
- a CDS encoding response regulator: MGVEGGKKRILVVEDEDNIAIALDYLLTREGYDHDRIANGGEALARIRGTHPDLVLLDVMLPEVSGYEICQGVRLDPALADVKILMMTARGSAIERRKGLALGADGFISKPFELKELREEVRKLLSGATG; this comes from the coding sequence ATGGGGGTTGAGGGGGGGAAAAAACGCATCCTCGTGGTCGAGGACGAAGACAATATCGCCATCGCGCTGGATTACCTGCTGACCCGCGAAGGCTATGATCACGACCGCATCGCCAATGGCGGCGAGGCATTGGCCCGCATCCGCGGCACCCACCCCGATCTTGTGCTGCTGGACGTGATGCTGCCCGAGGTGTCGGGCTATGAAATCTGTCAGGGCGTGCGGCTGGATCCGGCACTGGCCGATGTGAAGATCCTGATGATGACAGCCCGCGGATCCGCCATCGAACGGCGCAAGGGGCTGGCGCTGGGGGCGGACGGGTTCATCTCGAAACCGTTCGAGCTGAAGGAACTGCGCGAGGAAGTGCGCAAGCTGCTGTCCGGGGCAACTGGCTGA
- a CDS encoding MFS transporter, with protein sequence MVTTNMDASTRSRPMTAEERKVILASSAGTIFEWYDFYLYGSLAAIIGAQFFTPFPEATRNVFALLAFAAGFIVRPFGALVFGMLGDLIGRKYTFLMTILIMGLSTFIVGLLPNYYSWGVAAPIILIALRMLQGLALGGEYGGAAVYVAEHAPQNQRGYYTAFIQTTATLGLLLSLVVILMVQGYVNGAYPDQPVLDAAGVAVMDANGNAVMQKAFNAWGWRIPFLGSILLLLISLYIRLQMNESPAFKKMKEEGAQSKAPLREAFGNWKNGKIAIIALLGLTAGQAVVWYSGQFYALFFVQNVIKVDSFSANVFVAWSLILGTYGFIFFGRLSDRIGRKPIILGGCLIAALTYFPVFGMLTKTANPMLAAAHQTPITVTVDPADCSFQFNPVGTAKFTNSCDIAKAALTARSANSETVEGPAGTVATVKVGETVIQGYSGKSPTAADDKKRFDGELNAALKAAGYPIVAGENTTVAKAQHFLDIFTGQKITIILILTYLIILVTMVYGPIAAMLVELYPTRIRYSGLSLPYHIGNGWFGGLLPATAFAISAQSGNIYAGLWYAIVVAMMTVVIGALFVPNGTHKKNIFAD encoded by the coding sequence ATGGTAACGACCAACATGGACGCCAGCACCCGCTCGCGCCCGATGACCGCAGAGGAGAGGAAGGTCATCCTCGCCTCCTCTGCGGGGACAATCTTCGAGTGGTATGACTTCTACCTCTACGGCTCGCTGGCGGCGATCATCGGGGCGCAGTTCTTTACCCCGTTCCCCGAGGCGACGCGCAACGTGTTCGCCCTGCTGGCCTTTGCCGCGGGCTTCATCGTGCGTCCGTTCGGCGCGCTGGTCTTCGGGATGCTGGGCGACCTGATCGGCCGGAAATACACCTTCCTGATGACGATCCTGATCATGGGCCTGTCGACCTTCATCGTCGGCCTGCTGCCCAACTACTACAGCTGGGGCGTGGCCGCGCCGATCATCCTGATCGCGCTGCGGATGCTTCAGGGCCTGGCACTGGGCGGTGAATACGGCGGGGCGGCGGTCTATGTGGCCGAACACGCGCCGCAGAACCAGCGCGGCTACTACACCGCCTTCATCCAGACCACGGCGACGCTGGGCCTGCTGCTGTCGCTGGTGGTGATCCTGATGGTGCAGGGCTATGTCAACGGCGCCTATCCCGACCAGCCGGTGCTGGACGCGGCCGGTGTGGCGGTGATGGATGCCAACGGCAACGCCGTGATGCAAAAGGCGTTCAACGCCTGGGGCTGGCGGATCCCGTTCCTGGGCTCGATCCTGCTGCTGCTGATCTCGCTCTACATCCGTCTCCAGATGAACGAATCGCCGGCCTTCAAGAAGATGAAGGAAGAGGGCGCCCAGTCGAAAGCCCCGCTGCGCGAGGCGTTCGGCAACTGGAAGAACGGCAAGATCGCCATCATCGCCCTGCTGGGCCTGACGGCGGGCCAGGCCGTGGTGTGGTATTCCGGCCAGTTCTACGCGCTGTTCTTCGTGCAGAACGTGATCAAGGTCGACAGCTTCTCGGCCAACGTGTTCGTCGCCTGGTCGCTGATCCTGGGCACCTACGGCTTCATCTTCTTCGGCCGCCTGTCCGACCGCATCGGCCGCAAGCCGATCATCCTGGGCGGCTGCCTGATTGCGGCGCTGACCTACTTCCCGGTGTTCGGGATGCTGACCAAGACCGCCAACCCGATGCTGGCCGCCGCGCACCAGACCCCGATCACCGTGACGGTGGATCCGGCCGACTGCTCGTTCCAGTTCAACCCGGTCGGCACGGCCAAGTTCACCAACTCGTGCGACATTGCCAAGGCGGCACTGACCGCGCGGTCTGCGAACTCGGAAACCGTCGAGGGGCCCGCCGGCACCGTCGCCACGGTCAAGGTCGGCGAAACGGTGATCCAGGGCTATTCGGGCAAGAGCCCGACCGCCGCCGACGACAAGAAGCGTTTCGACGGCGAACTGAACGCCGCGCTGAAGGCCGCCGGCTATCCGATCGTCGCCGGTGAAAACACCACCGTCGCCAAGGCCCAGCACTTCCTGGACATCTTCACCGGCCAGAAGATCACGATCATCCTGATCCTGACCTATCTGATCATCCTGGTGACGATGGTGTATGGCCCCATCGCGGCGATGCTGGTGGAACTCTACCCGACACGCATCCGCTATTCCGGCCTGTCGCTGCCCTACCACATCGGCAACGGCTGGTTCGGTGGCCTGCTGCCTGCGACGGCCTTCGCGATCTCGGCGCAGTCCGGCAACATCTATGCGGGTCTGTGGTATGCGATCGTCGTGGCGATGATGACCGTGGTCATCGGTGCGCTGTTCGTGCCGAACGGCACCCACAAGAAGAACATCTTCGCCGACTGA
- a CDS encoding adenylate kinase has product MDNATITRPTVLILLGPPGAGKGTQARMLEEDFGLVQLSTGDLLRAAVAAGTEAGQQAKAVMEAGGLVSDDIVLAILKDRMAEPDTARGVILDGFPRTAGQAEALDGLLDGAGMKVTSVISLEVDDAAMIARVAGRHTCAGCGEGYHDAFKLPATAGVCDRCGGTAFKRRADDNAETAGARLTAYHAQTAPLIAYYEGRGVLERIDAMDDIAAVRDSLSRIVQTVTR; this is encoded by the coding sequence CTGGGCCCGCCCGGCGCCGGCAAGGGCACCCAGGCCCGCATGCTGGAAGAGGATTTCGGCCTGGTGCAACTGTCGACCGGCGATCTGCTGCGCGCCGCCGTTGCAGCGGGCACCGAGGCTGGCCAGCAAGCCAAGGCGGTGATGGAGGCCGGCGGGCTGGTCAGCGACGATATCGTGCTGGCCATCCTGAAGGACCGCATGGCCGAACCCGACACCGCCCGGGGCGTGATCCTGGACGGTTTCCCCCGCACCGCCGGCCAGGCCGAGGCGCTGGACGGGCTGCTGGACGGGGCCGGCATGAAGGTGACCTCGGTCATCTCGCTGGAGGTGGACGACGCGGCGATGATCGCCCGCGTCGCCGGGCGCCATACCTGCGCCGGCTGCGGCGAGGGGTATCACGACGCATTCAAGCTGCCCGCCACGGCGGGGGTTTGCGACAGGTGCGGCGGCACGGCGTTCAAGCGCCGGGCCGACGACAATGCCGAAACTGCGGGGGCGCGGCTGACCGCGTATCACGCGCAGACGGCACCGCTGATCGCCTATTACGAAGGCAGGGGCGTGCTGGAACGGATCGACGCGATGGACGACATCGCCGCGGTCCGCGACAGCCTGTCGCGCATCGTGCAGACGGTCACGCGGTAA